A window of Argopecten irradians isolate NY chromosome 14, Ai_NY, whole genome shotgun sequence contains these coding sequences:
- the LOC138307341 gene encoding kelch-like protein 1: MDLEAQPSVDDSSGKSTEFVCAEHGSSLLKALYMAWTNKEYCDITLKVGKDSIRTHRLVLTALSEYFKALLHMDINGKKDEAELHEVDFDSLCQILAFGYTGKIEVSMDTVASLFIASTYLQVVFVKDSCEKFLLDNIDKDNCVRVWCLADQYNAMALDKKAMQTFSRDFEYICNTEDFISMVTVKMLLRMLQMEGLVISEDGLILNPKEQEMILFRGVLQYTDKTMCSIDDTVSLLRAVRLPLLDSVLVTEHLSKYPRLFQDKAVENLMNSVKTFQENSERSQETYGNWVLPRTLKVNGYIYSPNQYGVGGQDGTHFFLRSNFGVPRPKKEAVLTSVDVHLRYWSPHSQRDPIVGGLTFRYSDNTILTGGLEADSHNCTKVESFKLQESEYITRVIIHSGWMMDSIKFETNLGKSYGPWGGDGGGERICVSPNGRVGCLHSFAGVDINSGGCSAVHRVRLGWATMEDDNEKVEMKDLYQGMRLRPHSDTEDEDIADDSDGSFFEDNTDED; this comes from the coding sequence ATGGATCTAGAAGCACAACCAAGTGTGGATGACAGCTCCGGTAAATCAACAGAATTTGTGTGTGCTGAGCATGGCAGCTCCCTACTGAAGGCGTTATATATGGCGTGGACCAACAAGGAGTACTGTGACATCACACTAAAGGTTGGTAAGGACAGTATCCGTACCCACAGGCTCGTACTCACGGCACTCTCAGAATATTTCAAAGCACTTCTTCACATGGATATCAACGGCAAAAAAGATGAAGCAGAGTTGCATGAGGTGGACTTTGATTCTTTGTGTCAAATTCTTGCATTTGGTTACACAGGAAAGATCGAGGTCTCCATGGATACTGTTGCTTCTTTGTTCATCGCTTCCACCTACCTACAGGTGGTTTTCGTGAAGGATTCGTGCGAGAAGTTTTTATTGGAcaacatagacaaagataaTTGTGTGAGAGTCTGGTGTCTCGCTGACCAGTATAATGCAATGGCACTCGATAAGAAAGCTATGCAGACATTTTCACGAGACTTTGAATATATCTGTAACACAGAGGATTTCATCTCCATGGTAACTGTAAAAATGTTGCTGAGGATGTTGCAAATGGAAGGGTTGGTGATTTCAGAAGACGGGTTGATACTGAATCCTAAAGAACAGGAGATGATCCTGTTTAGAGGCGTTCTACAGTACACTGACAAGACGATGTGTAGTATTGATGATACTGTATCTTTACTCAGGGCTGTCCGACTTCCTTTATTAGACAGTGTCCTTGTCACGGAACATCTATCAAAGTATCCAAGGCTTTTCCAAGACAAAGCTGTGGAAAATCTGATGAATAGTGTGAAGACCTTTCAAGAAAATTCTGAGCGTAGTCAGGAAACATATGGAAACTGGGTGTTACCACGGACATTAAAGGTTAATGGGTACATATATAGTCCTAACCAATATGGAGTCGGTGGTCAGGACGGGACACACTTCTTCCTCAGGAGTAATTTTGGTGTACCAAGACCAAAGAAAGAGGCTGTACTCACATCTGTGGATGTTCATTTGCGATATTGGTCTCCACATTCTCAGAGAGACCCGATTGTTGGAGGATTGACCTTCAGGTACTCGGACAACACTATCCTAACAGGTGGACTGGAGGCAGACTCACATAACTGCACCAAGGTCGAAAGCTTCAAACTACAGGAGTCGGAATACATCACCCGGGTTATCATACACAGCGGCTGGATGATGGATAGCattaaatttgagacaaatcttGGCAAGAGTTATGGCCCTTGGGGCGGAGATGGAGGAGGAGAACGAATCTGTGTTTCCCCCAATGGAAGAGTGGGTTGTCTGCACAGTTTTGCTGGTGTTGACATAAATTCTGGGGGTTGTTCAGCAGTTCACAGAGTCCGTCTCGGTTGGGCGACGATGGAAGACGACAACGAGAAGGTGGAGAtgaaggacttgtaccaaggAATGCGATTGAGACCACACTCTGATACTGAGGATGAGGATATCGCGGATGACTCTGATGGTAGTTTTTTTGAGGACAATACTGATGAAGATTGA